GCGCAGCTTGAAGGTCAGTTGTTGACCCATGACGATGCCCTCTCGTGGGTTCGTCAACAGTATGGCATATAGTGGTCAACCAGAGGGAGGAACGAACATATGGGCCTTTTCCCCAAAGATACAAATTTCTATGACCTTTTCGAGCGCGGTGCCGGTAAAGTACATGAGGGCGTGCTGGCGCTTGGTGATTTGGTGAAGGACTATTCTAATGTGCCCCTCAAAGCGAAGCGCATCAAAGATATTGAACATGAGGCGGATCTCATAACCCATGAGACGATCGAGAAACTTAATAAAACGTTTGTGACCCCGCTTGATCGTGAAGACATTCACGGCCTCATCTGTTCGCTGGATAACATTCTTGACCACGTTGAAGCGGCGGCAGATAAATTCTCGCTCTATCGTATTCCCGAAGTGCAGTCTGATGCTGCGCTCCTGGCAGATATTCTGATCCACAGCGTCAAAGAGGTACAGACCACGATCGGCGAGCTGCGCAATCTCAAGCAGGCTGATGTGATCCTCAAGCACTGCATTGAGATCAATCGATTAGAAAATGAGGGTGATTTCGTCTACCGCTCTGCGATTGCCAAGCTGTTTGAGGAGCACGCGAATGATCCACTCAGTGTCATCAAGTGGAAGGAAATCTACGAGTCGATCGAGAATGCGATCGATAGCTGTGAAGACGTCGCGAATGTGATTGAAGGGGTGACGTTGAAGATATAGTTAGCTAATAGCAGTCAGCCCTCGGTGTTCAGCCTTTGCTAAGTTGATGAAAGAGCTGACCGCTGCAAGCTGATGGCTAACCGCTATTAAAAAATTAACTTCAGCGGCGGCGTACCGACCAGGTAAGTGATCGACGCAATAAACGCTGAGCCAGGAATTGTCAGCACCCACGCCCACACGACGGTACGAGCGACTCCCCAGC
The nucleotide sequence above comes from Deltaproteobacteria bacterium. Encoded proteins:
- a CDS encoding DUF47 domain-containing protein, with translation MGLFPKDTNFYDLFERGAGKVHEGVLALGDLVKDYSNVPLKAKRIKDIEHEADLITHETIEKLNKTFVTPLDREDIHGLICSLDNILDHVEAAADKFSLYRIPEVQSDAALLADILIHSVKEVQTTIGELRNLKQADVILKHCIEINRLENEGDFVYRSAIAKLFEEHANDPLSVIKWKEIYESIENAIDSCEDVANVIEGVTLKI